The segment GACGAACGGGAGCGAAGTATGACGTTGGGTGTGAGTGGGGTTCTGTCCCGCATCTCGGAGCTGCAGGACCAGCTCGGCCTCAACCCGGCTCCGGCCGCGGCCACTTCCGGAACCAAGTTCGCCTCTGCTCTCGCCGACGCGACCCGGACCGGCTCGGCGCTGTCCGGCACCGTCGGCCCGAACGGGGACGACGTGGTGGCGGCGGCCAAGAAGTACCTGGGTACGCCGTATGTGTTCGGCAGCACCGATCCGGCCAAGGGCCTGGACTGCTCGGCGCTGGTCCAGCGCGCCTACCAGGACCTCGGCGTCGAGTTGCCGCGCACGTCGGGGCAGCAGGCCCGCGCCGGGCGCCCGGTGGCGAGCATGGCCGAGGCCAAGCCGGGCGACATCCTGGCGTTCAACTCGCCGGTCGACCACGTCGCCATCTACCTCGGTGACAACAGGATGATCGCGGCGCCGAAGCCCGGCGATCAGGTCAAGATCCAGAATGTGTACGAGAAGCCGGTCGCGATCCGTCGCGTCCTGGACACCGTGCCCGCCGCTGCGGTGCAGGACATGTCCGCGCTGCGGCCGGCCGGTCTGCGCTCGTCCGGTGGCTTGAGCGGGGTGCCGTACGCGGAGTTGTTCGAAGCGGCCGGCGCCCGCCACGGCGTCTCGCCGAAGCTGCTCGCCGCGGTAGCGAAGGTGGAGTCCGGCTACAACCCGCAGGCCGTCAGCAAGGCCGGCGCCCAAGGTTTGATGCAGCTCATGCCGGGCACCGCACGGGGGCTCGGGGTCGACGACGCGTTCGACCCGGCGCAGGCCGTGAACGGGGCGGCGAAGCTGCTCAGCAAGCATCTGCGGGAGTTCAAGTCGGTGCCGCTGGCCCTGGCCGCGTACAACGCGGGTGGCGGGGCGGTGCACAAGTACGACGGGATCCCGCCGTTCAGTGAGACCCAGGCGTACGTCCCGAAGGTGCAGAAGGCCCTGGCCGCGCTCGGCGGCTGATCCCCGCCCTCCACCTCCAGCAGTCCATCGTCGAAAGCAGCAGGGAGACCGCATGACCACGCCGAGTTCTGTGACGGGTCCCGACCGCCGGCCGGTGGCCGAGACGAACCGCCGTCCGGGCGGGCGACGCGAGGAAGGCGGGGCGGACTTCGGTTCGGCGCTGTCGGCCGAGCTGGGCCGGCCGGGTGACGACGAAGGCCAGGATGCGCCGGCTCGGGGTGCTCGGTCTTCCGGGGCATCCGGCCGGGAATTGAGCGGGCTTGCTGACCGGGCTGCTGTTGCTGCCCGGGCTGCTGCCGCCGACCGGGCTGCCGTTGCCGGGCGGGCTGCTGCTGCGGATCGGGCCGCTGACCTCGCTGCTGAGCGTGGCGCTGACCGGCGGGCGGCGCGTGGCGACGAGCAGCGCGGTGCCGCGGGCCGTCAGGCTGAGCGGGCCGCCGCTGAGCGGGCCGCCACCGAGCGGGCTGCCGCCGAGCGCGCGGCTGGGCAGCGTGTCACCACCGAGCGGAGTGCCGCCAATCGGGCGATGGCCGACCGGAACGCCGCGCGGGCCACTGCCGAGCGCAGTGCCGAGCAGCGCAACACCGCGGATCGGCGGGCCGACAAGGCTGCCGGGATGCGGGCCGCCGAGCGCTCCGCCGCCCGACGTGACCAGGAGCGCGAGCCCACGACCACGGACCGCGCCGGCAAGGAGCAGGAGAGCGCGGTGAAGCCGCGTAACCGCCCGGTCGATGAAGAGGCCACCCCGGCCGCGACCGGTGTTGCGGCGGCAGTCCCTGTGACGCCGGCCGTAGTGGCGGTCGACCCGGCTCTCACCGGTGGTGAGGGTGGCGCGACGGCCGTACCGTCCGAGGCTCTGACTGTCGAAGGTGTGGCGGCGCCGGTCGTGAGCCCGGTGCCGGACATCGCCGCGGCCGCAACGCCGGCCGGCGACCAGACGGCGACCGTTGCGCAGAACCCCGCTGCCGGTGCCGACCAGGCCGCTGCGGCGGGCCAGGCTGGTGTCGCCGGCCAGAGTGTCACGGGCCAGGCTGTTGCGGACCCGGCTGTTGCGAACCCGGCTGTTGCCGCTGGCCAGGCCCTTGCCGCGGGCCAGGCTGGGCCCGCGAATCAGGCCGGGGCCGCAAGTCAGGCCGTTTCCGCGGACCAGGCCGGGACCGTTGCTCAGGCCGCCGGCATCACCGGGCAGGCCGCTGCCGCTTCTCCCGCCGCTCCCCCCGGACAGAGCACCGCCGGCCCGGTTCAGGCCGGCACCCCGGCCCCGGTGGTGACCGACGTTCCGGTCCGGCCCGCCGCGCTGGCCACACCGGCCGAAGCGGCCCCGACCACTCCGGTGCCCGTCGAGACCACCGCCGCCACGACACCGGAGACCGCGGGAACCACCCCGGCCGCCGAGACCACCGCCACCGCGACGCCGGACACCGGCGCCGACACCGGAGGCTCTCCGAACGGGTCCGCCGGTGGCGGCGCCCAGCCGTTCCCCGCCGCCGAAGCGGCTCCGGAACCGGCCGCCGCCCCGACCGGCCTGCCCACCGGCGTTCCGCTGACCGCGCCGGCCGAGGCCGCCGCATCCGCGACGCCCGGCACTCCAGGCACCCCGGCGCCGGCCGGTGTCGGCGGCCCGCAGGCTGCGGCTCCCACCGCCCCGGCTCCTGCGCCGTCGGCCCCGCCGCCGCCCGCGCCCGCCGTGCCGACGCCGCCGGCCGCCCAGGTGGCCATGCGGATCGCCCCGCTGCGGCTGGACGCCGACGGCATCCACCGGCTCACCGTGCAACTGCACCCGCTCGACCTCGGACCGGTGCAGGTGGTGGCGGAGATCCGCAACGGCGACATCAGCGTCCAGCTCACCGGCGGCACCGAGGCCGGCACCGAGGCGCTGCGCTCGTCCCTCGACGAGTTGCGCCGCGAGCTGGAGGACTCCGGTTTCGGGAACTGTTCGCTCGACCTGCGCCAGGGCAACGCCCAGCAGCAGGCTCGGCAACAGTTCGCGGAGGCCGGGGCGCTGGGCCGGCGTACCGGTCCGCAGTCCGGCGGCAGTGACGTTCCCGCCGAGCCGGCCCCCGGCGCCACCCGGCGTGCCGTCCCGGACGGCCGCCTGGACATCCGCGCCTGAGCGAACACGACGGCGCCGGCCCACACACGGTGGGCCGGCGCCGTTAGGCATTTCAGGGTGACTTGTCCGGCTCCGACGATTCGAACGGTTCCGGTGTCACCGGGGTCGCCGCCGGTTCCGCCGCAGTCCGGTATCCGCCGATGATGAACCGGAATCCGGCCAGCAGCACCGCGGCGATCGGCACCGCGATGAGGAACCGGATCAGCACCTGCATGATGTCGATCTCGTCGAGCACCAGGCGGTACCAGGCCGGCGCGCTCATCAGCAGCGCGAACAGCAGAACCGACGGTCTGATCATCGGCGGGCGGCGCGGCTGCCCCGGCGGGGCATCGCCGCGGACGGCATGACCTCGGCCGCGATCCGGGCGCAGAGCATGGCCGCCCAGGCGTGCGGCGTGGCCGGCTTGCCGTCCAGCGAGAAGATCGGCACATCGAGACCGAGCACCGAGGCCGGGTCCGAGGTGAGCTCCACACTGTGTACGACCAACGACTCCACATCCCCGAGACTGCGCAGGTGACGGGCGGTGTCCGCGGTCTTGCGGGTGGCGTCGACGACGGCCCAGAGCGCGGTCGCGCCGAGCGCGTCGCACATGTCGTTGACCCAGAACGGGTCGGTGCCGCCGACCGGCGCGTCGATCACCACGACCCATGGGTGCTCCGAGCTCTGCAGCTTCTCGGAGCGGGATTCCGCGGCGCTCCGGCTGGAGATGAGCCGGGACGAGTGCAGCCCGGTGCCGGCCGTGGAGGGCCCGGCGAGGAGCAGGTGGGTCTGGTCCACGTGGATCTGTTCGAGCAGCTGCTTGGCGATCGGTACGGCGGTGTGCACCTCGCCGGCCAGCACCAGGATCTCACCGGGACCGTCGGGGATGCCGGGCGCGGCCGGGCGGGCGGCGAGAACGCTGAGCACGCCGGCGTACGTGTCCCCGCCCGTGATCTTGCGGGCCATGGCCTCGGGCATCCCGACCGAGATCAGGTTCCGCTGCACCGGGTCGAGATCGGTCTCCCGTGTCGCCGGCGCGACGGCCGGTGCCACCGCGACCGGCGGCTCCGCCGGGGCTGCGGGTGAGATCGGTGTCGACTCGTCGAGCCCGTACACCTCGGCGGCGGACCGGGCCGGTGCCGGGCTGAACGCGGTGGCCGCGCGCGGCGGCGCCGGGGCGGGTTCGGTGGGCCGGACCGGTGTGGGTGCGGCAGCCCGGGACGCGCGGATCGGCGGGCTCGGCTCGCGGGGTTCCTCGCGCTCCGCGACGGGCGGTGTCGGCCGGGCGGGGAAGCTCGGTGCGGTCGGCAGCGCGGCGGGCAGCGGCCGGTGGCCGGCGTTCACCGCTGAGCCGCCCGCGGCGGCGGGCCGGAACGGGCGGACCATCGGCGTCTCCTCGCGGGCCTCGTTCTGGCGGGGCCGGGCCGCCGGGCGGTGCTGGGCGCTGCCGCTCATGTGGGTGGCCACGTCCAGCCCCGCCATCAGCTCGGCGAACGCGGCGCCGGTGTCACCCATGCCGGCGTCGCGGCTCTCCTGCCGGGCCCGGTGGGACGGTGGGCCCTCGGTGGACACGCGGTCCTGCGACTCGGCCTGTTCCAGCAGGCGCTCGAAGCTGTTCGTGCCGTTCTGGGCGACGGTTTGTTGCGCCATGTCATCACTCTCCTCGTTAGCATCCGGTACCTCGACGGAGAGCTCGTAGTGCTGCTTCGCGAAGAAGCCGCCGATACCACCGCTTCGTACCTTGTCGGCGGAAATAATCCGCACGCTCGAGCCGTACTCGTCACGTACCTGAGCCAGCAGTGGCTCGATGGCCGGTCCCTCAAGCAGCACCCGCGTAGGCACCGTTCACCACCCCTATCGTCTCGATCTGTGCGGTGGAACCAGAGATTTCGCTGTACGACAGCACCTGCACCCGGCGGGAGCCGGCCCGCAGCAGCCGCATCAGCGGCAGCCGCAGTTGTGGTGAGCAAGCCAGGACCGGATTGAGTCCCTGCTGCTCCGCGGCCTCGGCGAGCCGGCTGGCCTCGCTGACGATCGCCTCGGCACGCATGCCGTCGATCGCCATGAAGGCGCCGGTGTCGCTGGGTCGCAACGATTCGAGCAGTCCCTGCTCGAGCATCGGGTCCAGCGTGATCACGGTGAGCCGGCCGGCCGTCGCGTACTGGGCGGCGATGGCCGGGCCGAGCGCGCCCCGGGCGGCCTCGACCAGGCTGTCGTGATCCATCGAGATCTTCGCCCGCAGTGAGAGTGCCTCGAAGATCCGGACCAGGTCGCGGATCGGCACCCCCTCGTCCAGCAGCGCCTGCAGCACCTTCTGCACCTGGCCGAGGCTGAGCAGCGCCGGGGTCAGTTCCTCGACCACGACCGGATGGGTTCGTTTCACCATCTCGCTCAGCGCGCGGACGTCCTCCCGGCCGAGCAGGCGGCTGGCGTTGGTCCGGACGATCTCGGCCAGGTGCGTGATGATCACCGACGCTCGGTCCACCACCGTCGCGCCGGAGAGTTCTGCCTGGTAGTGCATCTCGGCCGGGACCCACTTGCCGGCCAGGCCGAAGACCGGCTCCACCCCGGCACGGCCGGGAAGTGCCTGCAACCCCTCGCCGATGGCCAGCACGGTGCCCGGCGGCGCCTGTCCGGCGCCGGCATCAACACCGGAAATACGGATCGCGTACGAGGAAAGCGGCAGATCCAAGTCGTCCCGGGTGCGGACCGGCGGCATGATGACGCCCAGTTCCATCGCCATCTTGCGGCGCAGAGCGCGGACCCGGTCCAGCAGGTCCCCGCTGCTGGCGTCGACCAGGTCGACCAGGTCCGGCGCCAGGGCGAGTTCCAGCGGGTCGATCCGCATCTCGCCGAGCAGCTGTTCGGGCGAGTCCGGGGACGGCATCTCGACCGCTTCGGCGGCGGCCGCCTCGATCGCCTCCGGCACCGGATCCTTGATCCGGTGGGCGATGGCCAGCACGGACGCGCCGACCACCAGGAAGGGCAGCTTCGGCAGGCCGGGGATGACGCACAGCGCGAGGGCCGCGCCACCGCCGATGCGCAGGGCGAGCTTGTTCTGGCTGAGCTGCGTGGTGACGCTCTGCCCCATGTCGCCGGAGGTCGCCGAGCGGGTCACGATCAGACCGGTGGCGACCGACAGCAGCAGGGCGGGGATCTGCGAAACCAGGCCGTCGCCGATGCTCAGCATGCTGTAGTGGTTCATCGCGTCGACCGGCGCCATCCCGGCCTGCAGGATGCCGACCGCGAAGCCGCCGATCAGGTTGATCAGCGTGATGATGATGGCCGCGATGGCGTCGCCCTTGACGAACTTGGAACCACCGTCCATGGCGCCGTAGAAGTCGGCCTCGGCAGCGACCTCGGCCCGGCGCTTCTTCGCCTCGGCGTCGTCGATGAGGCCGGCGTTGAGGTCGGCGTCGATCGCCATCTGCTTGCCGGGCATGGCGTCGAGCGTGAACCGGGCGCCGACCTCGGCGACCCGCTCGGCACCCTTGGTCACCACGATCATCTGGACGATGACCAGGATCGAGAAGATCACCAGACCGATGACCAGGTTGCCACCGACGACGAAGCTGCCGAACGCGTGGATCACCTTGCCGGCGTCGCCGTCGCGCAGCACCAGCCGGGTGGCACTGATGTTGAGCGCCAGCCGGAAGAGGGTGAGCACCAGCAGAAGGGCCGGGAAGACCGCGAAGTCGAGTGGCTTCTGAACGAACATGCTGACCAGCAGGACCAGCAGGGCCATCGTGATGTTCACGGCGATCAGCAGGTCCAGCAGGAAGGTCGGCAGAGGGACGACCATCATGATGATGATGCCGATGACCCCGACGGGTACGGCAAACCTGCTGATGTTCTGTATCTTCACGGCACCTTCCGAGCACGGGCAGTCCGGTTGCCATCCAGGCCCAGCCGCCGCCGCTCGGGCGTCGTTCCGTCCGGCGATCTTCCGCCGTCACACCAGGCCGCTGTGGCACCGCCACGCACCGATCTTCCCTGCTCTTGCACCGCGATGTGAGGAAATCTCCTGAATTTCGGTTATGCCATAGCTGGGGTGGGGTTCGGGTTGCGGTGCAAACCAGCAGCCGCACCACGTGCCTTCAGGCTCATCACGAACGCCAGCACCTTCGCCACCGCGGCGAAGAACTCCGCCGGAATCTCCTGGCCGATCTCGACGCTGGAGTTCAGCGCCCGGGCCAGGGCGACGTCCTGCACCATCGGCACCCGGTTCTCGGTGGCGAGCTGGCGGATCTTCGCGGCCAGCGGCCCCTTGCCCTTCGCCACCACCCGAGGGGCACCCTTCTCCGGGTCGTACCGCAGCGCGACGGCGACGTGCACCGGGTTGACCACCACCACGTCCGCGGTGGGCACGTCCGCCATCTGCCGATTGCGGGCCATGGCCATCTGCTTGGCCCGGATCTGGGCCTTGACCAGCGGATCGCCCTCGGTGTTCTTGTGCTCCTGCTTGACCTCTTCCTTGCTCATCCGCAGCTGCTTCTTGGTGCGCCGGCGGACCACGAAGTAGTCGGCCGCCGCCATCACCAGGCCGGCTACCGCGGCCGCCCGGATCAGCTGGATCGAGGCGTCGGTGACCGTGGAGAGCAGTGAGGTGAGCGGGAGTTGGCCGGCCGTCATGAGCACCGGCACGATGTCCTTCATGGTGAAGTAGAGGACCGTGCCGAGAACGATCGTCTTCACCAGGGCCTTGACGCCCTCCCAGAGCGCCTGCGGGCCGAGCATGCGCTTGATCCCGCTGAACGGGTTCAACCGGTTGAACTTGGGGATGAACAGCTTGGTCGCCACCCGGATGCCGCCCTGCGCGCCGGCCGCCAGGATGCCGACCGCCATCATGGTGACCGCCAGCGGCAGCACCGCCCAGGCGGCGCTGAGCAGGCCGTCCTTGAGGATGGCGAGGGTCTTGCCGGGATCCGGGTTCGCGATGGTGTCCGGCACCTTGGTCATCAGCTCACGGGCGTGGTCCATGGCGTTGCGCAGCGTGCGGGGCAGCATGATGCTGGCGGCCAGCATGCCGGCCCAGGCGCCGAGGTCCTGACTGCGCCCGATCTGGCCCTCTTGCTTGGCCTTCTTGAGCTTTTGTTGTGTCGGTTCCTCGGTCTTCTCGCCAGACATCTCCCCACCCCCTTTTCCGCCTCTTCGGCTCCGGGTCAACCCCCGCTGAGCCGGACCACCGCGGTGACCGCCTTGTCGACCAGCACGTCGAGAATTCCCGGCAGCATCGCGATGGCGATGCCCGAGAGCGTGACCACCAGGAAGATCTTCACCGGGAAACCGAGCTGGAACGCGTTGAGCGCGGGCGCCACCCGGTTGAGCAGGCCGAGCGCGACGTCGGCGAGGAACAGCACGGCGATCAGCGGCCCGGCGATCTGGACCGCGGCCAGGAACATCTCACCGATGCCGCGGACCAGCAGGCGGCTGAAGGTCTCCATCGAGAACGTGGTGTCCAGCGGCAGCGTACGGAAGCTCTGCAGGAATCCCCGGAGGATGAGCTGGTGCCCGTCGCTGGCGAAGAGCAGGGTGATCGCGAGGAGCTGGTAGAACCGGCCGAAGATCGAGCTCTGGCTCATCGAGAACGGGTCGTATGCGGAGGCCAGCGTGAAACCGCCGAACAGGTCGAGCAGGTCACCAGCCGCCTGGATGGCGGCGAACAGCAGGGCGGTGAGGAAGCCCAGCCCGGCGCCGATGAACACCTGCAGTGCGGCGCTGGCGATCAGGTCCGCGGTCTCCAGCGAGGGGATCGTGCTCTGCAGGTACGGCGCCATCGGCAGGGTGAAGCCGACCGAGAGCAGCGCCTTGACCGGCCCGGGGATGAGCCGCGAGTTGAACGGCGGGCAGATCATCATCCACGCGCCCGTTCGTACCGCTCCCAGCATGATCGCCAGGAGCTGCGCAATGGGCACGTCGTAGTTCATCGGCTCAGTACGAACCGACCAGGGCCGTGATGATCAGACTCCAGCCGTTGACCAGCACGAACAGCAGCAGCTTGAACGGCAGCGCCACGGTCACCGGGGGCAACATCATCATGCCCAGCGACATCAGGGACGCCGACACCACGAGGTCGATGATGAGGAACGGGATGAAGATGACGAAGCCGATGATGAAGGCGGCCCGCAGCTCGGAGAGAATGAAGGCCGGGACCAGCGTGGTCAGCGGCACCGACTCGATGTTCGCCGGCCGCTCCTCGCCGGACACCTTGATCAGCAGGGCGAGCTCGTCCTCGCGGGTCACGTCGTACATGAACTCGCGCAACGGCTCGACACCGTCCCGGAACGCCTGCGACTGCGTCTTGTCACCGGCGAGATAGGGCTGCACGCCCTGCTCGTTGATGCCCGAGACGGTCGGGCCCATGATGAACAGGCTCAGGAACAGCGCCAGCCCGGCCAGCACCTGGTTGGGCGGCATGCTGGTCAGGCCGAGCGCGTTGCGGGTGATGCCGAGCACCATGAAGACCTTGGTGAAACAGGTGCAGAGCAGCAGCAGCGCCGGGGCGACCGAGAGCAGCGTCAGGCCGAGGACGATCACCAGGGAGGACGCCGGGCGGCTGCCGTCGGGATTCGTACCGTTGATATCGATGTTGATCGAGGGCGGCGAAGGCGGCGCCGGTGCCTGCGGCGCAGCCAGAACCACGCCCGCCGAGTCGCCGGGTAGCGCGGACGCTGCGGCCGGGAGCAGGACCATGGCCAGTCCGGCACCCAGCATCAGCAGCAGGATCGCGCGTCGCATCATCGGCGGGACGTCCGATCGCGGAGGAACTCCAGCGGTGAGACCCAGGTACGCGGTGTGTCGTCCATCCGGCCGCCGACGCCGACCGGATGCCAGCCGGGCAGCGTCACGGCGTCCACCTCGAGCGCGTCGCGGTGCTCGGCCGGTTCCGTCTCGAAGGCGTCGAGCTCGGTCTCGCCGAGCAGGCTGACCTGCTGTTCGGTGATGCCCAGCACCAGCGCCCGGTCGGCCACCCGGACCACGGCGATCATCGAGCCGCGGCTGAGCTGCTCCCGGTTCAGCACCGCCAGCGGTCCGGCGCCGCGTCCGCCGTACGGGCGGCGCAGCACCCTGGCCAGGCCCCACATCAGGAAGAGGACGACCAGCAGCGAGAAGACGACCTGGACGACGAGCCCGATCAAGGCGACTACTCCCGCTCGGTGCCGGGAGAGACGATCTCGGTGATCCGGATCCCGAAGTTCTCGTCCACCACCACGACCTCGCCACGGGCGATCAGCCGGCCGTTGACCAGCAGGTCGGCGGGACTGCCCGCGGCCCGGTCCAGCTCGACGATCGCGCCGGGTGTCAGCGACAGCAGCTCGCGGACGCTCATCCTGGTCCGGCCCAGTTCGGCGGAGACCTCCATCTCCACGTCGTGCAGCATGTCGAGACCGCCGCGGGCGCCGCCGCCGGGCATCCGGGTCGTCTGCGGCGCCAGGCTCGCGGCCGGCGGCTCGTCGCCGGGCCACTGGCTCAGCGCGAGGGCGACGACCGCGCGTACCGCCTCGTCGTCCCGCAAGGGGACCGCGACCGCGCCCTCCTTGGTGGCCAGCGCGCTGAGCGCGACCTCGGGCTCCATCAGCTGGCCCGGGTCGAGCACCACCGGACCGAAGACCCGGGCGGCCGCCTCCAGCGCCGGCCGGACGGCGGCGGTCAGATCCAGTTCGCCGAGCGGGCTCTCCCGCAGCGCGTCCGCCAGATCCTGGCCGACCACCACGACGACCTCGCCGGACGCCGCGCCGGTGAACCGCGCCGTGATCGCTTGGCCGTCGATCACCGTCCCGGCGTCGGGGGCCACCGGGTCGGCGGCGACCAGCGCCCGGCTGGTGGGCAGGACGGCCAGCGCGGCTTCGGCGGCGTTCCGGGCGAGCGCCAGCTGCGGCGCGTTGATGGTGGGGGCGGTCATGAGCGGCCAGACTCCTTGGACGAGTGCTCGTTGGGCGACGGCACGACGAGACAGGCGAGCCGGGCGCCTTGGTTACCGGGAACGGCATGGCCGAAGACGATGTCGTTGACGGTCACCTCAAGAGGCCGGCTGGTCGGATGCCCCAGCGGCACGACGTCACCCGGACGTAGATCCACGATGTCATCGGTACGCATCCGAATGGGCTGGAATCGCACTGCTACGTCGATCGGAGCCGCGGAAAGTCCGGCGGTGAGGTTGCGCAGGGCCCGGTCGCGTACCTGCCGCTCGGCCGCGCTGAGCACGATCGTCTCGGTCCGGGAGAGCACCGGCAGGATCGTGTTGAACGGCAGGCAGATGGTGGCGATGCACTCCTCGGCACCGATCTTGGTCTCGAAGGAGGCCACCACGACGGCGTCGCCCGGGGCGTGCGCGCGCAGGAACTGCGCGTTGTATTCGATCTCCTTGAGCTTCGGCGAGATGTCGACAAGCGTCTCGAAGCCGTAGCGCAATTCGCCCAGCATCCGCTCGAGCAGGCCGCGCAGCAGCGGCATCTCCACCTCGGTCAGCGGCCGCTCCGGCTGGGTGCCGCCGGGGCCACCGAGCATGTGGTCGATCGCGGTCATCACCGCCGACTGCGCGATCTCCATCAGCACCGTGCCGGGGAGCGGGTCCAGAACGACCACGCCGATGATCGTGGGGTTGGCGAGCGAGGCGACGTACTCGTCGTAGTTCAGCTGCTCGATGGAGATCAACGAGACATTGCTGACCGCCCTGAGCCGGGTGGTCAGCAGGGTTCCGCAGCTTCGCGCGTACGTCTCGAAGGCGATCTGCAGGGTGCGGACATGCTCACGCGAAAGCTTGATCGGGCGGCGGAAGTCGTACGGCGCCGGGCCTCCGCCTTGGCCGCGACGTGACATCCTGCCGGGGGAACGCGAAGCGGTGGTCACG is part of the Actinoplanes sp. NBC_00393 genome and harbors:
- a CDS encoding transglycosylase SLT domain-containing protein, with the translated sequence MTLGVSGVLSRISELQDQLGLNPAPAAATSGTKFASALADATRTGSALSGTVGPNGDDVVAAAKKYLGTPYVFGSTDPAKGLDCSALVQRAYQDLGVELPRTSGQQARAGRPVASMAEAKPGDILAFNSPVDHVAIYLGDNRMIAAPKPGDQVKIQNVYEKPVAIRRVLDTVPAAAVQDMSALRPAGLRSSGGLSGVPYAELFEAAGARHGVSPKLLAAVAKVESGYNPQAVSKAGAQGLMQLMPGTARGLGVDDAFDPAQAVNGAAKLLSKHLREFKSVPLALAAYNAGGGAVHKYDGIPPFSETQAYVPKVQKALAALGG
- a CDS encoding flagellar hook-length control protein FliK, giving the protein MTTPSSVTGPDRRPVAETNRRPGGRREEGGADFGSALSAELGRPGDDEGQDAPARGARSSGASGRELSGLADRAAVAARAAAADRAAVAGRAAAADRAADLAAERGADRRAARGDEQRGAAGRQAERAAAERAATERAAAERAAGQRVTTERSAANRAMADRNAARATAERSAEQRNTADRRADKAAGMRAAERSAARRDQEREPTTTDRAGKEQESAVKPRNRPVDEEATPAATGVAAAVPVTPAVVAVDPALTGGEGGATAVPSEALTVEGVAAPVVSPVPDIAAAATPAGDQTATVAQNPAAGADQAAAAGQAGVAGQSVTGQAVADPAVANPAVAAGQALAAGQAGPANQAGAASQAVSADQAGTVAQAAGITGQAAAASPAAPPGQSTAGPVQAGTPAPVVTDVPVRPAALATPAEAAPTTPVPVETTAATTPETAGTTPAAETTATATPDTGADTGGSPNGSAGGGAQPFPAAEAAPEPAAAPTGLPTGVPLTAPAEAAASATPGTPGTPAPAGVGGPQAAAPTAPAPAPSAPPPPAPAVPTPPAAQVAMRIAPLRLDADGIHRLTVQLHPLDLGPVQVVAEIRNGDISVQLTGGTEAGTEALRSSLDELRRELEDSGFGNCSLDLRQGNAQQQARQQFAEAGALGRRTGPQSGGSDVPAEPAPGATRRAVPDGRLDIRA
- the flhA gene encoding flagellar biosynthesis protein FlhA translates to MKIQNISRFAVPVGVIGIIIMMVVPLPTFLLDLLIAVNITMALLVLLVSMFVQKPLDFAVFPALLLVLTLFRLALNISATRLVLRDGDAGKVIHAFGSFVVGGNLVIGLVIFSILVIVQMIVVTKGAERVAEVGARFTLDAMPGKQMAIDADLNAGLIDDAEAKKRRAEVAAEADFYGAMDGGSKFVKGDAIAAIIITLINLIGGFAVGILQAGMAPVDAMNHYSMLSIGDGLVSQIPALLLSVATGLIVTRSATSGDMGQSVTTQLSQNKLALRIGGGAALALCVIPGLPKLPFLVVGASVLAIAHRIKDPVPEAIEAAAAEAVEMPSPDSPEQLLGEMRIDPLELALAPDLVDLVDASSGDLLDRVRALRRKMAMELGVIMPPVRTRDDLDLPLSSYAIRISGVDAGAGQAPPGTVLAIGEGLQALPGRAGVEPVFGLAGKWVPAEMHYQAELSGATVVDRASVIITHLAEIVRTNASRLLGREDVRALSEMVKRTHPVVVEELTPALLSLGQVQKVLQALLDEGVPIRDLVRIFEALSLRAKISMDHDSLVEAARGALGPAIAAQYATAGRLTVITLDPMLEQGLLESLRPSDTGAFMAIDGMRAEAIVSEASRLAEAAEQQGLNPVLACSPQLRLPLMRLLRAGSRRVQVLSYSEISGSTAQIETIGVVNGAYAGAA
- a CDS encoding EscU/YscU/HrcU family type III secretion system export apparatus switch protein encodes the protein MSGEKTEEPTQQKLKKAKQEGQIGRSQDLGAWAGMLAASIMLPRTLRNAMDHARELMTKVPDTIANPDPGKTLAILKDGLLSAAWAVLPLAVTMMAVGILAAGAQGGIRVATKLFIPKFNRLNPFSGIKRMLGPQALWEGVKALVKTIVLGTVLYFTMKDIVPVLMTAGQLPLTSLLSTVTDASIQLIRAAAVAGLVMAAADYFVVRRRTKKQLRMSKEEVKQEHKNTEGDPLVKAQIRAKQMAMARNRQMADVPTADVVVVNPVHVAVALRYDPEKGAPRVVAKGKGPLAAKIRQLATENRVPMVQDVALARALNSSVEIGQEIPAEFFAAVAKVLAFVMSLKARGAAAGLHRNPNPTPAMA
- a CDS encoding flagellar biosynthetic protein FliR, whose protein sequence is MNYDVPIAQLLAIMLGAVRTGAWMMICPPFNSRLIPGPVKALLSVGFTLPMAPYLQSTIPSLETADLIASAALQVFIGAGLGFLTALLFAAIQAAGDLLDLFGGFTLASAYDPFSMSQSSIFGRFYQLLAITLLFASDGHQLILRGFLQSFRTLPLDTTFSMETFSRLLVRGIGEMFLAAVQIAGPLIAVLFLADVALGLLNRVAPALNAFQLGFPVKIFLVVTLSGIAIAMLPGILDVLVDKAVTAVVRLSGG
- the fliP gene encoding flagellar type III secretion system pore protein FliP (The bacterial flagellar biogenesis protein FliP forms a type III secretion system (T3SS)-type pore required for flagellar assembly.), with protein sequence MMRRAILLLMLGAGLAMVLLPAAASALPGDSAGVVLAAPQAPAPPSPPSINIDINGTNPDGSRPASSLVIVLGLTLLSVAPALLLLCTCFTKVFMVLGITRNALGLTSMPPNQVLAGLALFLSLFIMGPTVSGINEQGVQPYLAGDKTQSQAFRDGVEPLREFMYDVTREDELALLIKVSGEERPANIESVPLTTLVPAFILSELRAAFIIGFVIFIPFLIIDLVVSASLMSLGMMMLPPVTVALPFKLLLFVLVNGWSLIITALVGSY
- a CDS encoding FliO/MopB family protein, whose product is MIGLVVQVVFSLLVVLFLMWGLARVLRRPYGGRGAGPLAVLNREQLSRGSMIAVVRVADRALVLGITEQQVSLLGETELDAFETEPAEHRDALEVDAVTLPGWHPVGVGGRMDDTPRTWVSPLEFLRDRTSRR
- the fliN gene encoding flagellar motor switch protein FliN; the protein is MTAPTINAPQLALARNAAEAALAVLPTSRALVAADPVAPDAGTVIDGQAITARFTGAASGEVVVVVGQDLADALRESPLGELDLTAAVRPALEAAARVFGPVVLDPGQLMEPEVALSALATKEGAVAVPLRDDEAVRAVVALALSQWPGDEPPAASLAPQTTRMPGGGARGGLDMLHDVEMEVSAELGRTRMSVRELLSLTPGAIVELDRAAGSPADLLVNGRLIARGEVVVVDENFGIRITEIVSPGTERE
- a CDS encoding flagellar motor switch protein FliM yields the protein MTTASRSPGRMSRRGQGGGPAPYDFRRPIKLSREHVRTLQIAFETYARSCGTLLTTRLRAVSNVSLISIEQLNYDEYVASLANPTIIGVVVLDPLPGTVLMEIAQSAVMTAIDHMLGGPGGTQPERPLTEVEMPLLRGLLERMLGELRYGFETLVDISPKLKEIEYNAQFLRAHAPGDAVVVASFETKIGAEECIATICLPFNTILPVLSRTETIVLSAAERQVRDRALRNLTAGLSAAPIDVAVRFQPIRMRTDDIVDLRPGDVVPLGHPTSRPLEVTVNDIVFGHAVPGNQGARLACLVVPSPNEHSSKESGRS